From Acidovorax sp. FHTAMBA, one genomic window encodes:
- the catC gene encoding muconolactone Delta-isomerase, whose translation MLFLVRMDVNIPHDFPVEKANEIKAREKAYSQDLQRDGRWKSIWRVVGEYANYSIFDVASNDELHQLLQGLPLFPFMKISVTPLAQHPSAI comes from the coding sequence ATGCTGTTTCTGGTACGTATGGATGTGAACATCCCGCACGACTTCCCGGTAGAGAAAGCCAACGAGATCAAGGCCCGCGAGAAAGCCTATTCGCAGGACCTGCAGCGCGACGGCCGCTGGAAGAGCATCTGGCGCGTGGTGGGCGAATACGCCAACTACAGCATCTTCGATGTGGCATCCAACGATGAACTGCACCAGCTCCTGCAGGGCCTGCCGCTGTTCCCGTTCATGAAGATCTCCGTCACACCGCTGGCGCAGCACCCCT